The following proteins come from a genomic window of Lolium rigidum isolate FL_2022 chromosome 5, APGP_CSIRO_Lrig_0.1, whole genome shotgun sequence:
- the LOC124654012 gene encoding dehydration-responsive element-binding protein 1A-like, whose product MCPIKREMSGESGLSCSGEYHSPSTSPEQQQGHSQKQTAWTKRPAGRTKFRETRHPVYRGVRRRGNAGRWVCEVRVPGRRGSRLWVGTFDTAEIAARAHDAAMLALAGAGSACLNFPDSAELLAVPASYRSLDDVRHAVNEALEDFLRRQSNAEDAMSGTSSSTPSSSSLTDDEESSSRAEDSPFELEVLRDMGWDLYYSSLAQGMMLMAPPFLAASAAFGDYGEVNLADVPLWSYQS is encoded by the coding sequence ATGTGTCCGATCAAGAGGGAGATGAGCGGGGAGTCAGGCTTGTCGTGCAGCGGGGAGTATCACTCGCCCtcgacctcgccggagcagcagcagGGGCACAGTCAGAAGCAGACGGCGTGGACGAAGCGGCCGGCGGGGCGGACCAAGTTCAGGGAGACGCGGCACCCGGTGTATCGCGGCGTGCGGCGCAGGGGCAATGCCGggcggtgggtgtgcgaggtgcgGGTGCCAGGGCGGCGTGGAAGCAGGCTCTGGgtcggcaccttcgacaccgcTGAGATCGCCGCACGCGCGCACGACGCCGCCATGCTCGCCCTGGCAGGCGCCGGGTCCGCCTGCCTCAACTTCCCTGACTCCGCCGAGCTGCTCGCCGTGCCGGCATCTTACCGCAGCCTCGACGACGTCCGCCACGCCGTCAACGAGGCCCTCGAGGACTTCCTGCGGCGCCAATCGAACGCGGAGGACGCAATGTCCGGCACGTCTTCGTCGACGCCATCATCCTCCTCCCTCACCGACGACGAGGAGTCGTCTTCGCGGGCCGAGGATTCGCCGTTCGAGCTGGAAGTCCTCCGTGATATGGGATGGGACCTGTACTACTCCAGCTTAGCGCAGGGCATGATGCTCATGGCGCCGCCTTTCTTGGCTGCGTCTGCGGCGTTCGGCGATTACGGCGAGGTCAACCTCGCCGATGTACCGCTCTGGAGCTACCAGAGCTAG